A portion of the Vulpes vulpes isolate BD-2025 chromosome 5, VulVul3, whole genome shotgun sequence genome contains these proteins:
- the OR10W1 gene encoding olfactory receptor 10W1 has protein sequence MTWGNRSLLMEFEFLAYPSHPELRVLSFVGVSLVYTLIISGNVLIVVAIQTEARLHTPMYYFLGSLSGIEICYTAVVVPHILANILRPEKTITLLGCATQMIFFIGLGSADCFLLAAMAYDRYVAICHPLQYPLTMTLTLCVRLVMASVVIGLFLSTQLVAFIFSLPFCRARSIEHFFCDVPPVMRLVCANSHVHEQSVLVAATLAIAMPFFLIATSYTFIVAAVLKIHSTAGRHRAFSTCSSHLSVVLLQYGCCAFMYLRPNSSYYPKQDQFISLVYTLGTPLLNPLIYTLRNSEMKGTLGRVLTRNCLSQNN, from the coding sequence ATGACCTGGGGAAATCGCTCACTGTTGATGGAATTTGAGTTCCTGGCCTATCCCTCCCACCCAGAGCTCCGTGTCTTGTCCTTCGTTGGAGTCAGCCTAGTTTATACCTTGATCATCAGTGGGAATGTCCTAATTGTAGTGGCCATCCAGACAGAAGCCCGCCTACACACACCCATGTACTATTTCTTGGGAAGCCTCTCGGGAATAGAAATATGCTACACTGCTGTGGTGGTGCCCCACATCTTGGCCAACATCCTACGGCCAGAGAAGACCATCACCCTCCTGGGCTGTGCCACTCAGATGATCTTCTTCATCGGGCTCGGCAGTGCGGATTGCTTCCTCTTGGCTGCCATGGCCTATGACCGGTATGTTGCTATTTGCCACCCTTTGCAGTACCCTCTCACCATGACTTTAACTCTCTGTGTCCGCTTGGTCATGGCCTCTGTGGTCATTGGCTTGTTCCTGTCCACACAACTAGTGGCTTTCATCTTCTCTCTGCCATTCTGCCGGGCTCGGAGTATCGAGCATTTCTTTTGTGATGTCCCACCAGTGATGCGTCTTGTTTGTGCCAACAGCCACGTCCATGAGCAGTCAGTGCTGGTAGCAGCCACACTGGCCATTGCCATGCCTTTCTTCCTCATTGCCACTTCCTACACCTTCATTGTGGCCGCTGTGCTCAAGATTCACTCAACAGCTGGGCGTCACCGggccttctccacctgctctTCCCACCTCTCTGTGGTCCTGCTGCAGTATGGCTGTTGCGCCTTCATGTACCTACGCCCCAACTCCAGCTACTATCCCAAGCAAGATCAGTTCATCTCACTGGTATACACATTGGGAACCCCACTGCTCAACCCACTTATCTATACCCTGAGGAACAGTGAAATGAAGGGGACCTTGGGGAGAGTTCTTACCAGGAATTGCCTCTCCCAGAACAACTAA